Genomic DNA from Desulfonema ishimotonii:
TGTCAGGTTCGGTAAGATTTTCTGTATCTCTGCGGTTCCGTCATTCCTGTTTTCGCAGGGATGACGGAACCCTGACAACGTAAACGTGTCTATGATTCTTTGTGATCAGGGATGATCGGTTCAGAATCGGCTGTGGCGTCATCTGCGGCCTTTTCCTCTGCTTTGTCGGCATCGGCTGCCGGGGCAGAGTCCGTGTCCGCAGTGAACGCATCCTTTTCCGGTACAGGTGCGGAGAGGTCAACCACTTCGGCCGGTTCCATTTCCGAAGGGAACGGGGAGAACGGATACGGTCTGAGGTTCTCTGTCAGCGTGATGTAGCGGAGTACTTTGTACGTGTAAGCGGTGAGCTTGTGAGACAGGCCTTTGATGGCTTCGTTCTGCTGCATGGTGATCAGCAGGCAGACGAACTGAAGGAAGGCCAGTGCCAGAATTGCGAAACTGAGCATTCCGCATACCAGAGTGAAGAAAAGGGTGAAGACAAGACGAACGCCGACATTCTTACGCGCAATGATAAACCGCAGCGCCTTGTCCGTAACCACAGAAAGTAATTTTTTGACCTGATTCATTATGATCTCCTCAGTTGGGTTTTATACTGCTTCCGGCCTGAGAAGCTGTTTTAAAAATACCGGCGACTCAGAAAAGGAGTGCGAAAATTAAGGTCGGAGGCCGGTTTTTCGCAAATTTTGCAAAAGATCGCCCCTTTCGGGGCTTAACTTTTGCACTCCGAAGGGATTTTTAAAACAGCTTCTGAAATCTGTCATTCTGACACGCCGTCGGACCCTGCGCGACGGATTCCGGTTTTTGCTGAAATTGCGGTCAGGATGAGAATTCTTTTTTTCAAAACGGGCGACGCATGTCGCTTCCGAAAAAACCCCGAACGCATAGCAGATTAAATCA
This window encodes:
- a CDS encoding DUF4389 domain-containing protein, which translates into the protein MNQVKKLLSVVTDKALRFIIARKNVGVRLVFTLFFTLVCGMLSFAILALAFLQFVCLLITMQQNEAIKGLSHKLTAYTYKVLRYITLTENLRPYPFSPFPSEMEPAEVVDLSAPVPEKDAFTADTDSAPAADADKAEEKAADDATADSEPIIPDHKES